Proteins from a single region of Gordonia hongkongensis:
- a CDS encoding N-acetylmuramoyl-L-alanine amidase, translating to MPLFRLGDHGSAVAEIRAILVGRGLLPDDGSSSATHGGPANGWNPPEAVFDEACDRAVRAFQQERGLIVDGIVGPATYRVLREASYRLGARVLSYQLSAPMVGDDVATLQSRLQNLGYFTSLVDGIFGLTTHNAVCLYQSEYGLASDGICGPATLRSLERLGTRVTGGSPYAIREEEHVRRSGPQLSGKRILIDPGSGGLHALSTGEVADRESELLWDLGARLEGRMAAAGMQTFLSHDGRGRPGDDERARVANLMDADLMISLRCGHYRNARANGVASFYFGNNDSYSTIGRNLAGFIQREIAARTPLSDCRTHERTWDVLRLTRMPVALIDVGYITNPNDAAVLADSDWRNVIADAIVVAVKRLYLLDQDDRPTGTYTFADLLAAENSSR from the coding sequence CGGCGAACGGGTGGAATCCACCCGAAGCCGTCTTCGACGAGGCGTGTGACCGGGCCGTCCGTGCGTTTCAACAGGAGCGCGGCCTGATCGTCGACGGCATCGTCGGTCCGGCCACCTACCGCGTCCTGCGCGAGGCGTCCTACCGACTCGGCGCTCGAGTGCTCTCGTATCAGCTGTCGGCGCCCATGGTCGGCGACGATGTCGCCACCCTGCAGAGCCGGCTGCAGAACCTCGGTTACTTCACGTCGCTGGTCGACGGCATCTTCGGCCTGACCACTCATAACGCAGTCTGCCTTTACCAGAGTGAATACGGTCTCGCTTCCGACGGCATCTGCGGTCCGGCCACCCTGCGTTCGCTGGAGCGCCTCGGCACGAGAGTGACCGGGGGTTCGCCGTACGCGATCCGCGAAGAAGAGCACGTCCGTCGTTCCGGACCGCAACTGTCCGGGAAGCGGATCCTCATCGACCCCGGCTCCGGTGGACTCCATGCCCTGTCGACGGGTGAGGTCGCCGATCGCGAGTCGGAACTGCTGTGGGACCTCGGTGCTCGTCTCGAAGGCCGGATGGCGGCCGCCGGAATGCAGACGTTCCTGTCGCATGACGGTCGGGGACGTCCCGGGGACGACGAGCGCGCTCGCGTCGCGAATCTGATGGACGCCGACCTGATGATCTCGCTCCGCTGCGGCCATTACCGGAACGCGCGCGCCAATGGTGTCGCGTCGTTCTACTTCGGCAACAACGACTCGTACTCGACGATCGGGCGCAACCTTGCCGGCTTCATCCAGCGGGAGATCGCGGCACGCACGCCGTTGTCGGACTGCCGGACTCACGAGCGCACCTGGGATGTCCTCCGGCTCACCAGGATGCCCGTGGCGCTCATCGACGTCGGTTACATCACGAACCCGAACGACGCTGCAGTGCTTGCTGATTCGGATTGGCGCAACGTCATCGCCGACGCCATCGTGGTGGCGGTGAAGCGACTGTACCTGCTCGATCAGGACGATCGTCCTACGGGCACTTATACTTTCGCGGATCTGCTGGCCGCGGAGAACAGCTCCCGCTGA